TCCCCGGACGTCGAGGACGTGGACGTAGAGCAGCCCGGCGCCCCGGTCGACGTCGACGATCAGGCTGCCCGGCACGAGGGTGAGCACCTCGGCGGTGAGGGTCAGGTTCAGGTCGGTGCGTACCCGCAGCCGGACCGCGATGATCGCGCTGCGCGGCCGGTACCCGGGTCGGACGGCCACCCAGGCGACGTGGATGCTGGCGCCGACCAGTTGGCCGGCGAACCGCACCGCGAAGCGCAGCAGCGCGCCGGGGCGCAGTCGGCTCTCCAGGGTGACCGGTGGCAGCGGGAAGAACACCAGCACCGTCGCCGCGACGGCCACCCCGCCGATCAGGTTGCCGAGGGTGAACCGCCCCCAGAGCAGGTTCCAGATGAACACCATCCAGCCGGCGGCGATCGCCCGTTCCCGCCAACGGGCCGCCCGGGCACGTCCCGGGGACGTCCCGGGGATCAACCTCCGGCGCGGACCGGACGCGGGCGTGCGGGCAGCGGCCGCGCCGGGCTCGGGCGTACCGGCAGAAGCCGGCCCGGAGGCGGGCCTTCCGGCGGAGGCCGGTCCGGACGCACGTCCGCCCGCAGCGGCCGGGTCTGGCTCGGGCGTACCGGGTGATACCGGGTCGTCCGGGTTCACGGTGTGCCCCCGGGGAAGACGGCGCGCACGTACGGGGCGCGTCGGTGCAGGTCGTCCGCCGCGTCGGCGGTGACGTTGAAGAGCGGTCCGGCGGCGAGGGTGTACGTCACGCCGAGCGCGACCAGCGCCACCGTCGGCCCGAGCATCAACGCGGGCAGCGGGGCGGGCGGATCGTCGGTGGCGGTCCGGTACGACCGCCAGAAGGCGATGTTCCACACCCGGGAGGCGGCGTAGAGGGTGCCGAGGCTGGTCGCCGCGCCGACGGCCACCAGCGTCCAGGGCAGCGCGCCGCCCGTCGCCGCGCCGGCCTGGAAGAGACCGAGCTTGCCGAGGAACCCCGGGAACGGCGGGATCCCGGCGAGGTTCATCGCCGGGACGAAGAACAGGACGGCGATCACCGGGGCGGCCCGGGCCAGGCCGCCGAGGCGGCGCAGGTCGGTGCTGCCGGCCCGCTGTTCGACCAGTCCGGCGACGAGGAAGAGCGCGGTCTGGACGGTGATGTGGTGCACCACGTAGAAGATCGCGCCGGTGAGCCCGGCCACCGTGCTCAACGCGACCCCGAAGATCATGTAGCCGATGTGGCTGACCAGGGTGAAGGAGAGCAGCCGCTTCAGGTCGGACTGGGCCACCGCGCCGAGGACGCCGACCAGCATGGTCAGCCCCGCCACCACCATCAGCAGGTCGTCGACCTGCCCGCCGGGGAAGAGCAGCGTCTCGGCGCGGATGACCGCGTACACGCCGACCTTGGTGAGCAGGCCGGCGAAGACCGCGGTGACCGGGGCGGGCGCGGTCGGGTAGCTGTCCGGCAGCCAGGCCGACAGCGGGACGACGGCGGCCTTGATGCCGAAGGCGAGCAGCAGCATCAGGTGCAGCGCCAGCCGCAGGTCCGGCGGCAGGGCGTCCAGCCGGCCGGCGAGCTGGGCCAGGTTGAGCGTGCCGGTCGCCGCGTAGACCAGCCCCACCGCGCTCAGGAAGATCATCGACGCAAGGATGCTGACCACCACGTACGTCGAGCCGGTGCGGATCCGGACGTCCGTTCCGCCCAGGGTGATCAGCACGTAGCTCGCGGTCAGCAGGATCTCGAAGCCGACGAAGAGGTTGAACAGGTCGCCGGCGAGGAAGGCGTTGGTGACCCCGGCGGTCAGCACCAGGTAGGTCGGGTGGAAGATCGCCACCGGGGTGCCCTCACCCAGGTCGGACTGCCCCTGCCCGATGGAGTAGAGCAGCACGCAGAGCGTCACGGCGACCGAGATGGTCAACAGCAGGGCGGCGAGCTGGTCGGCGACCAGCACGATGCCGACCGGCGGTAGCCAGCCGCCGATCCGGACCACCATCGGCCCCTCGGTGTAGGCCCGGACGAGCAGCACCAGCGAGACGGTGAGCGTGGCGGTGAGCACGAGCACGCTGACCGCGCGCTGCGCCCTCGGCCACGGCAGGATCAGGGTCAGGGCCGCGCCCAGCAGCGGAATCACCACGGGCAGCGGCACCAGCGCGGTCACCGGCCGCCGTCCTCGGGTGCGTTCGGCGACCGGTCGACCTGCTCGGGGTCGTCCCCTGGTCCCTCCCCACCCAGGTCCGCCGCCG
The nucleotide sequence above comes from Micromonospora pallida. Encoded proteins:
- a CDS encoding Na+/H+ antiporter subunit E codes for the protein MIPGTSPGRARAARWRERAIAAGWMVFIWNLLWGRFTLGNLIGGVAVAATVLVFFPLPPVTLESRLRPGALLRFAVRFAGQLVGASIHVAWVAVRPGYRPRSAIIAVRLRVRTDLNLTLTAEVLTLVPGSLIVDVDRGAGLLYVHVLDVRGAADLTRTRQRIRDVERRVVRAVGSPAEVRLLTARPATEEGTAP
- a CDS encoding Na+/H+ antiporter subunit D codes for the protein MTALVPLPVVIPLLGAALTLILPWPRAQRAVSVLVLTATLTVSLVLLVRAYTEGPMVVRIGGWLPPVGIVLVADQLAALLLTISVAVTLCVLLYSIGQGQSDLGEGTPVAIFHPTYLVLTAGVTNAFLAGDLFNLFVGFEILLTASYVLITLGGTDVRIRTGSTYVVVSILASMIFLSAVGLVYAATGTLNLAQLAGRLDALPPDLRLALHLMLLLAFGIKAAVVPLSAWLPDSYPTAPAPVTAVFAGLLTKVGVYAVIRAETLLFPGGQVDDLLMVVAGLTMLVGVLGAVAQSDLKRLLSFTLVSHIGYMIFGVALSTVAGLTGAIFYVVHHITVQTALFLVAGLVEQRAGSTDLRRLGGLARAAPVIAVLFFVPAMNLAGIPPFPGFLGKLGLFQAGAATGGALPWTLVAVGAATSLGTLYAASRVWNIAFWRSYRTATDDPPAPLPALMLGPTVALVALGVTYTLAAGPLFNVTADAADDLHRRAPYVRAVFPGGTP